In the genome of Daucus carota subsp. sativus chromosome 9, DH1 v3.0, whole genome shotgun sequence, the window CATGGCCAAAAGAAAACAACATATATGGAAATAAAAAAAAGCTTTTGTGGATTACagaatagtaaaaaaaaaaaggctaaAACACACATTAACCCTCCAAGTTGACACCAATATGCACATGAACCCCTCAAGTACGAGTTTCGTATGCTTCCACCCTCCCCCGCTTTTTCCAGCATCAATGCCTGATATGTTACCATTGTTGAGGAAGGGTAGTATGGGCAGCTTGTTTCATGGAACCTCAGTGTACACATTAACCCCGTTCTAGTTTCTTGTTTGGACAGTGtgactgtatatatatatacatatatgatgccTACCCTAATCTTTCCATCTCTGTAACAGCTTGATCAACCAAAAAAAATGAGCCGCACACTTGAAGAATGTGATGCAATATTAATCCTCGATTTCGCGTGTGACTGCGACCTTATGAGCGTTGTGAGGACTAGGTGGTACGGGCCGAACGCAGGGTGGAGATTTCGAGAGTGTCGTGATGAAGAGTGTGGCTTTCACAAATGGGTTGATGAACCACCCACTGATCGCACACTGGAGATAATCAAGGAGCTGAAGGAGCGCGATTCAAAACACCTCGATCAGGCTCGGCGACGCCGAGATCGTTTGGTAGCTATGTACGAAGCTAGGCTGACTGCTGAGAAATAGAAACATGAGAACACACTTGTGGGTCTGCTTCTTTTGTGTGATGTGGTGAAGgaaattacttttcaaaaagagGGCCCAGAAAACCCAGCTCCCGTGTATAATGGGGATTCAGAGGATTCTGACTAGAGCACTTTAAAGTTGCACACTTGGTGATGGGTATGGTGGCCACTGCTGGGAGGGCTTGGAAGAAGATTATCATGTTCTTAAGTTGTATTTTAAAGTGTATGTGAACATCTATTTAGTTTGGTTAGTTTGATAAGTTTGTGCTTATGAACAATGCTTGTATGTGTTAAGTTTGATCAATAATGTTTGTATATAAACTGCCTATGAATGAAGCGTATGTCTGTTGTTTGGTCAATTAGTTGTTATGTCAGATTAATTACATGCTTCCTTATTAGTGTATTTGAAATGTCATCAGTTTAATCCATGGAAGAATGAAGATGCATGTTTAAATAAAGTTAAGAACACATTCTTAAACGTTATCATAAAGCACACACATTTATTCAAATAGATAATAATTAAGCTTGAATGAAACCCCCTTACAAACAAACCAACAACACCATCAATTTGCCATCTCTCAGAAATGATGGCCATAACAAATGCAGGGGGCGAAACAATGTCGTCCAAACCGCCACGACCAGATAGGCAGTGGGAGGACAAAGCACTTGTTGCAGCATTTGCGGACTCCGAGATGCACTCCAGCTCAAGGCTATCCCATGCCTCTACCCGAAGACTGTTGATCATAGAGACCAAATCAGCCATTGGGTAACGAGGGTCGGGATGGAGTACGTGCCCGATTGCTGATGGACAATCAGTCTCCAAAATGAGACTTTTCCTATGACTCTCCTATGCAAGCTTGAGGCCATAGAAGATGCTCCAAAGCTGTGCCGTCACCCGATCAGCAAGACCTATTAGGCCACCACACCCCTTCTCCCATTCCCCCTCATCATTCCTGATAATGCACCCCACCGCTGTTGCGAACCTAGGCCTATTGAAAATTCCCTTCACATTAATCTTATAAAACATTCACTGATGGTTTGCTCCACTCTGCCATGTCTATTACTAatgcttgtttttgttttggtgCTGTGATGTAGTGAAGGTAAAAGCGTGCTTTATATAGAGGAAAAGTGTAGCTAGCCAGTGTTGTAACCACCCAAATAAATGCCACACACAAATTACAATACCTTGAAACAGCCCAAATAAGACCATAACAGTTTTGACTGAGCCATACAGCAGTTAGGTTAGTGCCACAATTCAAAATAACAACAAAAACTAAATAAAGTTTTACGGAATCTAGGTAGCAGCATTAGATGTCTTACAGTGCACTAACATGTTCACTGATAGGCTAACAAAATAAAGTCAAGCAAAAGTTGGTACAAGTTACTAGTATGCAACTACTGCTTCCACATTTAAGTTGTAATCTACGTGGCATCCTCCCCCACCAACTTCATCTCCATGACCATCTTTATGCATGGTATCATCTGACCAGACAGCTGCATCACTATTGGCCTCACCAAGCTTCCTTTTAGCTATTGCCAGAGCCTGTGATAGAGCACAATGTGTTACCATGTACTTGCCTTTCTTTGTAAATGCTGCCGATACAACCTCAGTTCCACCCACATTTGTCTTGAACTGCTGGACAGGTGTTTTCGAACTACAACCGTGTAAAATGGGTCCATTGTAGTTTGTAGGAGGCAGTCGCTTGTTATTGTTCCCCTTGCCACCTTTGAGAGTGTGCTTGCCTTTGATTACCACATTCACATGTGTTGCACCAACCTCAGAGGGACTCTGTACCTCAACTACAGGCCAAGATGGCCACACAGTTTGTGGTGGTGTGCCAACAACTTCAGGCCACTCAAGAGTACCTTCTCCTTGTGTGCTTTGACTTCCTTGAGTAAGTATTGGTGCCTCATGCACATCCATTTCCAAGATGCAGTCATGGTGttcatcatcatcctcaagaACAGCTGCAGTGTCAAGTGTTGGTGTTTGGACAGCAGTATCACCAACAAGGTCGTCAGTTGAAGAATGTGCATCTTTGCATATTCTCTTATTATGGCCACTTTGCTTACATAGGCTACACCTAACACTAGTCTGATCCACTCTCCTCAAAAGTTTGGCCCCATCTTTATTAGTTCTATCTTTGTCGTCGTTACCATCACGTATTCGCTTCAGTTTAGGTCTTCCTAGTAACTTTTGAATGAGAGGTGGCTTGACCTCATGACCATGCTTTTTCCAGTAAGCTTTGCCATTCATAGGAAAAATGATtcctgtaaaaaaaaattgttgaggTCGATCCAGGTTGAATTATACTAAAGCAAATATGACATAATTTACCACATACCTGAGTAGCATTGCTTATATGATTTAATTGAATATGCAGCATCAACAAAATCATATGGATCCAAACCAAGCCGGTTGATGGCAGATATGGCATGGTGGCATGGAATCCCATTTATCTCCCATCTACGACATCCACAAGTCCAGTTGTTGAGGTCAACAGCAAATCGATCACCACTAATAGTATTAACTTGAAACTCATTATATCCTACATATGCATCATAAACATTACCACTCCACCTCTTGTATTGTTCAATCATCAATCCACATTTTAGGGTCACTCTCCTATCCTCCCAAGTTGCagccttctctttttttttctgtaaTCTATCCATGAGATATTCCCTTATCATCTCAAGCATTACAAGGATAGAATCAGACCTTGCAACCACAATGCTTTTGTTGAATGATTCACACATGTTATGTAATAGAATATCACATTTGTTCTCACATTTGAAAGCTGACCTAGACCAATGGTGTGGTGGAACCTCTGTCAACCAATCAAAAGCTACATGCAGCTCACTCTTAACTTGTTCCATGTAGTCATTGAATGTTTGCACGTTGGGAGCTCTAGCAGCACACCACATATTATCTTTCAAGGACCTTCCTGGATACTTTTTCTTGAAGTTGTTGTGCATGTGTCTAACACAAAACCTGCATTCAGCTGCTGGCAAGATCTCTGCAGCAATATTTAGAAGTCCTTTTTGTCTATCACTTATAATGGTCCATCCCCTGCCATCCCCAGCATCAATGTCCTGTCTAAGGAGCTTCACAAACCACTCCCAAGAGTCTctgttttcagcttcaacaaCAGCATAAGCAAGAGGGTACATACAGTTGTTTGGGTCTACTCCAACTGTTGTGAGAATCTGGCCTGTGTAGTGACTTTTTATGTAAGTCTCATCAAAACCAATTACTCTTCTGCAAGCTAACTTGAATCCATGTTTCAATCCTCCAAGGCATAAGTACATCCTTTTGAAAACTCCAGGATGGCCTAAAAGGTTAattgaattaagaaaataattgaatataatCACTGTTTGGGACTTTGAGACATTGATACCTACCTGACTCAAATTAAAGCTCAATAGTAGAATTTGGATTCCTCTGCAGCAACTCCATCCTATAATCCCATAGCTTTGCATACCGGTCAGCATCTATGCCCTTTATGTTCTTCATACACTTCCTCATAGCTCTCCTCAGCACATTGGGATTGAAATCAACTTGAATGTCCATTAGAACCCTCTTATGGAAAGCAGTGATGGGCCAATTTGGATTAATCTTGAACTTAGATTCATATTTTTCATCTAGGAACCCAGAATGAATTAAAGGAAGATCCCTATGTTGTCTAACACAAGTGTGTGCTGCATAATATTTAGATCTAGGGTTACATAAATAATGTACCCATTAAGACATGTACACAGCAAAAAGacaataatgcaccaaaaagtaactaattcaataaatacataaataaagaaataaataaatgaagagAATATAACAGCTTATGTTCACCTGGACCCACTTGCTTCATTTGAAAAGTTTTATCAAAATTCAAGCTTGCATACATATACCAAGGGCATGGATGCTTGCACACAGATCTGACTCTCTTCTTGTCAGATTTAATGAAATGGATTTGTCTGCCCTGCTTGTAGCTGTGCTTGATCATGGAGTCTCTGCATTCTTGCTAGTTTTTGAACAACATGCCAACCTCCCATGCAGGATCATCTGAGTCTTCATAAATTGGCGAAGTTATCTTCTTCATTCCCACAATACACTCATCTGTCAGAGTCTTCATGAACTATTATACAGAATCCACATCCGATTCCTTAGAcacctcttcatcagaatcttGTCCAACACTGTCATCCCCATCTTATGACAATCCCAGTATCTGCTTGTAACTACCTATCCATTCAGCTTCTTCATCCACATTCTCTGCAAATAATCTGTCATCATCCTCTCCTATGGAGTAGTCACTGTCCTCCCATTCATAATCTTCAATTTCATCAATGAAATAGCCTACATCATGACTGTCATTTGAAGCATGTTCATCTAGACAAACATTTGAATAGATGTCATTAGATGTCTGCCCTTTTCTTTCCTCGAGGAAGAAATGCTTAACATACAAATCTATCCTATAGTTGTTATCCTTGGCATACTCTAGCATCTTTGTAAGATCACACTCTTTTTTAATTTCAACCATACCAACATCCATTAGTACTCCTGGAACTCTGTAATAAATGGTTGTGTGCCCAACATATCCGAAGCCTTCTATTTTACAATGAATTTCTTCCAGGGAGATGGAATCTAACCCCCAAAAATCATACACAGTTAGTTGGCCACCTATATACTCGGTATGAGGTATCCAGTTTATCAATCCACCATGATATAACCTCACACTTAACATGTCAACACCACTAGCTACGGACAAAAACAAATTACCATATGTTAACTATATTCAGACAAACAATAAACTCAAATTAACAGCAGATCCACAACACCACAAAAAACAGACGAAATGTAACCTAGATTATGCAAATAAAGACATTACAAGTAGCAGGTTACATACCATATAGTGGTGAATGGGGTCATTGTAATCACGTACAACCATTGTGGGTCGGATGATCATTTCGCGCCACTTCTCCAAGCTAATCAAACGAAATACAGTGGAAAATCAGGCTTGCAAACTCTAGTACCTCTTAGCTCACTCTCCAAAGCTAGCAACTATAAAGCTTGCTCTCTTACATTTTAATTGGAAAGATATTAGGGTTAATGTGTACACTGAACATTGTTTATGGGCAATTACCCCTCTATCCTTTTGAATGTCAAGCATTGATGCTGGAAAAAGAGGGGGAGGGTGGAAGCATACGAAACTCGTACTTGAGGGGCTGAACCGTGCAAAATGGTATTTGAGGGGTTCATGTGCATATTGGTGTCTatgggtgtgcattcggttaaccgaaaccgaaaccgaattttttttcggttaaccgaaactgaAATTCCTAGATAGTATATGAAAATCTGAAGGCAAACAAACAACGACTCTAACAAGCAAGCAAGTGTACAGACAATAGGCTAGTAGTTAAAACAGGAAGGCTCTCTGTCTTCAGTCATTACTTTGAAGCATGAATTCACCGATTGGCCTGAATCCTCTCTCCAGACTCCTGAGTGCTGAATTGGTCTGTTGCATCATGACTGGCAAGCTAAGCAACTAACTGAAACCAGAGCACGCAGGTCGGTGGTCGAACGATAGAAGTGTTAATGAACTTTTATTGAAGTGTCCGGTGTCTACTGTCTAATTAGGTATTTAGGTCACGCTTATAAGTTATtgtataaaatcataatatatattattactaagaatacaaaaaaaatataaagtatataAAAAATCGGTTAaccattcggttttcggttaaccgcggttaaataaccgaaaactgAAAAATCGAAATATCAAATTttggctaccgaaaaccgaactgaaatttaaatttgagttaaccgaaccgaaattatttcggtttttggtatggttttcggttaaccgaaccgaatgcacaccctaTTGCTGTCAACTTGGAGGGTTAATGTTTgtgttagcaaaaaaaaaaagggttaattatctagtggGACACTCACTTCACACTAATATATTATCCGGATCATTCTCgaattttcggtctcatttaaaacactgttttcagaaattgtatctctgttaagattttaaaaataaaatgttaaatttgaaaataaatcgaCAGTTTGAGAAGTGTTACTCATAAGACTTTAACACATTAGTCTATAGAAAAGGTACAATTAACTGAATTACCACATCCACGAAATGAGTATATATGGATTATTAGGATTTTTCATTACCCCACCGTCAATTTTACCCATTTTCATTAAAGTTGTCATACTTGTATTTCTATGCAATATAAACTAGGTAGTTCGATGATTGTGGTTTGTGCTTGACATATGTGAACATATATAAGTAAGTTACTGGTGACAAGTAGTGTATATTTTCTCCCTGAAATATGACTGAAAGAAAATGTGTATTGCACTTAATTAATTGATTCAATATTTGCGGCACCCAGCCAATGCTTTCCTTATTGCATCCGGGACATCAAAATCAGCAATTACCAATGCCTCTATCTTAATGGCATGGCAGAGGCAAACTGAAGCGTCTTGTCTTGAGAGGGAGCTTAATGCTGAACAACAAAGATTTAAAGTATCAGGTTTTAAAGTACCGTTTATAAGATTCCCGCAGGCTGCAAGAGCAAAAGGATCTATTCTACAGCCGGTACAGTCTAGATTTAAAGTCTCCTTGGCAAGATCTGGTGGTAAATGGATGCCCATATCAAAAGGGTCGGAATCTGGTACTGGACCCATGGCAGGTGAGCCCGGGTGCACTGATAGGGGAAACGTTTCCATGCTTAGACTTGAAGGTGCAGGACTTGGTGATGGGGCCATACCCGTGCTTGAAGGTGCTTGACTTGGTGCTGGGGCCATACCCGTGCTTGAAGGTGCTTGACTTGGTGCTGGGGCCATATCTGTGCTTGAAGGTGCAGGACTTGGTGCTGGGGCCATATCTGTGTCCGAAGGAGCCAGGCCTAGGGCTGGCCATATATCAGCTGCCACTAAGGCCATTCTCCGACTTGAAGGTTCAGGACTTGGGGCTGTGACAATGTCTGGGTCCAAAGGCGTGGGATTCCTTGTCATGTCTGCATCTGAAGGCGCTGGACTTGGTACTGGACAATTATCACTTGGGGCCGGAGCCAATGTCAGACCTGAAAGTTGAGGACTTGGTGTTGAGGCAAAAACCAGACCTGGCAAATGCAGATTTCGAAATAAATCTGCATGCATGGGACTCAAAAACATGATGTTAGAAAGCAGAAAGAGAATGATGGATTTAAAAGCCATGATTCTCATTGAATTTGTATTAGTGTGAAAATTTTGACATTCATATCAACTATTGCAGGGTGTAACATGTTATCCTCAAAAACTATGATTGAACGTTCAATTACGACCCCATACTAATTTTAGCCCATTTGCTATTAATTTTACCCGTACAAGTTTATCTGCTAATATTCAATCTCTAAATAGGGCTTCTTATTTATAGCAAAAAATAGCAAACATCATTCATCATTAAATGTACTCTgtaacaaaaacaaatatacattaaattgtAATGTCAAACTGTTGATACATTATCAACTTTGTATGTTGGTATGCACAATGTGGTACAACTTACAAGACATTTAACCAACAAGGCCAAAAAATGGGAAAGCAATATCAATTGGTTCCACCAACAAAACAAGGCCTATAATCAGAAAGCAATATCATTTGGTTCTATGTGGCTGAAGGTTCAAAAAGCCGAAGATACGGTATACAGAATGCTGGAAGTACAACAAAATCTTAATGTTTACAAACCCCAAGATTCCCAAGTACATTACTTTTGCTCTCACAAGCTTGTTTCTAACAGTGGCAACAAATAAAATGTGAATATATAACTACGTACAATGCATTCTCTTTAGAAAGTCTTTGGACAACGGCAGAATTGTATATAAATacatttgaataatttatatctATAGCAAAGGTGAATATGACGTGTGCGGAGGGTGAGATTTTTCACCTATCAGCTCATTGACAGGAGTTTTATGAGAATTTGGACAAATCTGATCAGCAATTAATCCCACACAATTGAACGTCCGGTCCAGTAACCCTAGTCGTAAAGGGATCTATCCGCACCCATAACAATGAGAAGATCGAAGCAAGAAGGATGGACCAGACGAGTACAATAGTTGGTGTTCGGTTCTGTCGTCCCATTAGACCTTTGAGGAAAGGATAGAGATGAACAATCacccaaaatgaaaagaaaagttTACCAAAGAGTGGACCCCATGACTGATAACCACTGTTAACTGCATATGATATACCCGCAACCGAACCGACAATGTTGATTAAGAGGAGGGTCGTTGGTGGGATTAAAAGAGTTGTCCACTTAAAGAGATAGAGTTCAGCAAAATCCCCATCCTCATCTGATGCTTTGGAGGTGACAGTAAAGTTGGTGTCGATTCCAGCAAGTACTTTAAGCAAACCTTGCACCACAGCAAAAAGATGGGCCGACACACCACCGATAACCCAAAACTGTTCATTCCTCCACCATTCATCTATTCCGACACCACTCCACCTCATTTCCAGTATACCAGTAGCGAAAATAGAAAGAAAGAGGGATATAAACCAAATACTTGCAAGGTTGCTGATCTGCAGTAAAAAAAGGTTCATATATTAATAGTGACAAGAGATAACCAGATATTGGTGAGGAGAGTTAAAAGCATGAGTTTTGAACTAAATCTGCAAGTCTTCTAATCTGTTTTAACCTAGTGATTACTCTTCCTATCGTACTACTTGAGAAGAAGGTTGAGGGTCAAAGCCTCTTT includes:
- the LOC108202418 gene encoding uncharacterized protein LOC108202418, producing MAFKSIILFLLSNIMFLSPMHADLFRNLHLPGLVFASTPSPQLSGLTLAPAPSDNCPVPSPAPSDADMTRNPTPLDPDIVTAPSPEPSSRRMALVAADIWPALGLAPSDTDMAPAPSPAPSSTDMAPAPSQAPSSTGMAPAPSQAPSSTGMAPSPSPAPSSLSMETFPLSVHPGSPAMGPVPDSDPFDMGIHLPPDLAKETLNLDCTGCRIDPFALAACGNLINGTLKPDTLNLCCSALSSLSRQDASVCLCHAIKIEALVIADFDVPDAIRKALAGCRKY